GCTCCAATTATATTTCCTTGATGTGAAAAATGAAATAAATTAACtaaatttcaaaccagagaacaaattcattttcttttcttttttcaaaccatagaatagcacttgttctttttatgaactaAACCTAGTGCTAGCAGTTGTTcttttcaaattaagtaaaccTACTACTAGTGAACACTTAACCAAAGCACATCAAATTTTATGATTCCTAATTCATACTGCAAGCATTTTTTATATTCAATTTGTCCCAGGGCATCAAATTCAATTTAGTAAACTATTCCCAGGGCATCAAATTCAATTTGCTAAGCTCCCAGGGCATCAAATTCAATTTGCTATGAACTACTGCAAGATCAAAAGCAAGAATCGGCGCAAGAATTCGGAGGCAgagagagggaaggaagagggggatggagaggggaaggaagaggggaaggttgaggggttcttaccaacggcgatggtggcggcgccctgcTGCTCCTCTCCGCGATGGTGGCTGGCGCGcaacgccctcctcctcctctcggcgacggtggcgacggtggccggtgcgtgacgccctccccctcctctccgcggcgacgccctgctcctccttgcgcgGCGGCTCCGGCGTGCGCGTGCGGCGGCGCTCGAGATCGACGGTGGTGGCGGCAGCAGAGAGCACGGTGGCGCGGTTAGGGTTCGTGAGGAGAATTGGGGATTGAAGGAGAGTGTGGCGCGTGTGGTTAAGTCTGGAGTATAGCCGGAcccaccttattgccggcgcaccatctgtttggttcgccggggacaattaTACCCCCGACGAACCAAACagatggtgcgccggcaataaggtgagtccggctatacctgggacttgttCCCCCAGCCCCTGGCTGGCtttccttttctgtttttattttctttttcttcatttctttatttattttcactttcttttatgtttcttttattTTCCGACAAATCCTATATTCttttatttccttctcttttcaagataataaccaagCAATTAATATTAGgtatacatgcatgcataaaatattgatcgaccaacacaatattaattagtcatacataaaatattggccatgaccatatgagtagttatgaattacacaaaatatgagttatagattgcaaataaagttttacatcctcgattgagaagagtgtttcgctttcttcttgcttttcttgctcgtcgttgaataatttagccccgtgtcgtgacttcttcttttgaagggccgacctgacctcggtagcgtggtcctgcttcttcttgtggtgtatgttgtgtcttcgtcctcggattcttccatcattgggtctccgaattgtccttcgaagtcttcctcgttggcgactccatccattccgacgatggtcctcttgcctctcctcacgataacacggctaggcctggatgggtcggttatgaagaagcattggtgcacgtgttctgccagtacccatggctcattctgcgcggtggcgttcgtggactttgatttgttggcttcgggtagaaacatggtggtgaaataccggtcttcttttgtgacgctcttagcccatctgatgcggaacatcggcactttctccccagcgtagctaagctcccagatttcctcgattcttccgtagtatctagtatttacgtcacccgtccaggaatccatcgttacccctgagttctggtaaacactgttcttgtctttttcttccgtgtagaatgtgtacccgttgatatcgtacgcttggtaagtcatgatgttgggcgcggggccatgtgacaaggccaatactagtttatccatgtcagaatccattggtgggggattagcatcaatgtggtctttgaaccagcgcgcgaaagaggagttgtgctctctgtatatttctgcttccgtcatcatcgacaccctgttctctatcatggttttgtgctctttcaaccaaggatcgatcaagtcaatgtgttgtagcgctactaagttggccctgtcaaagtcggaagtccgaccagacatgtgcacgtgcagttccttcctcccatttttgtggcctactccctcgaacctgcggaggtgcttgttttgaggcaaaccaacagggtcctcgatgtctagataattcgtgcagaaagagatgcactcttcggtgagccagccctggacgatgcttccatccggatgtgacctgttatgaacgtatcctttaatgaccccattcattctttcaaacggcatcatgttgtgtaagaatgccggccctagactgacgatatcatccatgatatggaccaacagatggaccatcacgtcaaagaatgtaggcgggaagtacatctcaagctcacataggatcaccacgatctcttcctggagccttgcgagtttcttcacgcttatcgacttccgagttatgacgtcgaagaagttacagagcccagtcagcgttgcacggatatggtcatccattatacctcggattgcaaccggaagaatctgcgtcatcatcacgtgacagtcatgagacttcatgccgctgaattttcgtttcttggggtccatgtatctgcttatttgcccggagtaaccgaagggcactctgactcctagaaggcaattgaaaaattgatcgacctcggccggactaaaagtaaagcaggaggggggacagtaatagtctggctgcttaatccttttgcgcttctgaccgccgtccgcctcctcctccgactgtccctcttgggccgccgggatctgaagctcttccctgatgcccaaaactttcaggtcgtgtcttgctttcggcccatctttggtccggtccggcatgttgagaagagtgccaagcaagctctcgcacacgttctttgtaatatgcatgacatcaaggcagtgaggtgtatcgagaattttccagtacggcaagtcccaaaacacggacctccttttccatacaccaatgagcggcgtcgtttcctttttcttcttcttctctccaggcttttgacgaatctttcccggcacagggcactccttccaacctttcagtaacgtATCGATCTCTtcaccgctcttcttacgtggaggtcctcggggttcatttgtaccatcgaacagatctccacgctttctccacgggtcagtcttctgtagccaccttcgatgccccatgtaaacttttttcgaagagccgggatccttaccaagctgcaaaaacatcgtctcttccatgcacctgacacatgccttgtgtccatggcacacctggcacgaaatgtaaccgtatccgaggtagtcctgcaccgtcgtgatcaacgcggctctcaaagggaaatattcttccgcgacggcgtcccatgtatctaccccttcctccgcccacaacgtttcaagctcctcctttaatagttcgagatacatgttgatatcgtttcctggctgtgtcggcccttgaattagcatactcatctgtatgtacttcctcttcatgcacagccagggcgggaggttgtagatccatacaaacacgggccacgtgctatgtgtgctgctctggtttccgaacggattgaatccgtccgtgctcgcacccaacctgatgtttctgggatctgccccaaaacttccgaattcattgtctaatgctttccactggcttgcatccgaagggtgcgtcagcactgggtgctcaatccgctcttcatcattcaacactgcctcctttctttctgcgtgccagcgcatgagctttgcttccttgcggtccgcgtagaaccgttgaagccggggggcgagcgggaagtaccacacaactttccgaggagctttcttcttccctttcttgtaccgttcagcttcacacacaggacatttggtcttgtccatgtgctccttgcgatacatgatctgatcgttgatgcaggcgtgatacttttcgtggggtaagtcgagagggcacgtgattctcttggcctcggctagactaccaggacacgtgttcccagcaggaaggagatctttcacgtattccaggatgtcgtcgacacttgtgtccgtccatccgtgtttcgccttcatctgcagcacatagagagctactctcaagcgagactcccccaacccgcgacctgagtcgtacaacggagtattcgagtctatctcgagttgctcaagctttgatttccgcttggcgcctttcgtcttttcgagaagcagatcttgaagatgagggtcccgcacgactgaagctagcggcacctcttcgtcgtcgtcaaggttattgttgtcgtcaaggttatcgtcctgtgcgacaaactcttcatcgtcatcaatatcatgatgccctccttcttgccggccattattaccacctgccgccgtcgccccattgacctccgcgccatcatcactcatccattgagtgtgtccatgcatgaaaccattagtgagcatgtgcccctgcaatttgcctgaatacgggtcaaaccatttccctcgtttgcatctccggcacggacacaatacctctgtgcggttattttcatacatgtcgatgatcgcgtgtttcagatatctcatcacgatgctttcactcatctcgataaccattatcgcctgcatggtaagattacataattgattagaaccatgcatccgtcggtagttttcacagaaaatttcggcatgaccttcctacacggtaggacataggagcgccagaaatgtgccgaaacggaaacttgaagaatcaacatttcggcgcaacgttggtaactcattttcaacgccaacacacacacacaagcacaagcacaacatatatatatgccacacacgagagctttgcttcaaatgtccaacatacgtcgatttcattccttaatttgttcattaatcacctatttgtttgatatattcatcgataagatcgagacgacgcgccgcgacaatggcgtatggaagccgactttctagatctagatctagattgagcggtcaatgcgggatagtagatctagatctacatagggggatgtgggagatgcatgtaggaagggaagatttgctcaaaaaatatgattttgtttggtcaaattggtgaaattggggatagaaatggacaaaaatgagctgggttgggagaaggctcgggtttgtgtggaggagtggagagTGGAGTAGTGGGGGATTGgtgttgagcagaaataactgcccaggttactgccggcgcaccagggcatgggtgcgccggcagcacgTAGCCCTTTCTgctatatcacccccgggccaggcccaagaatcattgtcggcgcaccagcccaggggtgcgccggcggcgcacccctgggctggtgcgccggcaatgattcttgggcctggcccaaatCGACCGCGGCCATGCCAGGATTTTTCCCCGGCGCGTCTTTTccggaggtgcgccggcagtagccctTCATCGCCGGCGTGGCTGCAAAGTGGTGCGCCGATAacactttccaccggcgcacgtccaaggtggtgcgccggcaccacttgcctccacctataggctttttcctagtagtgtcacTAGTGTTTTCAGTGTCTATCTCTTCACGATGGCTCTAATCATTATCGAAGTCCTCGTAGACAATCTAAACAAATTATGACATGAGAAACCGTATATTAGTTGATGTCGGTAATTGACATGAAAAATAATGCAACATGAAAACTAATGTGACTCATACCAAACTCGTCTTCGCTCCAGCCAGCTTCGTGCTGCAAATTTTGATGTAGTGACATGTTCTCAAATTGGAATCATCATTGCCGACGTACTCATTTTGTTTCTCAATAATACTAGACCTATAGTCCGCCATCTTCGCTTGTGTTGCGCTATATAATTAAAATCGACAATACTGCGTGTGTTTGACTATTACAAGTTGGAATCATGGACCATGGAATTGTCTCAGTTTAAAAAGACAAAGAAGCTGACGTCGTTTTGGTATAGAAACCCTAGCGCGGAAGATGCCGAGCTGTTGGCGCACCTTCCATGGTCGCGGATCTGCGGGGTCGTCAAGGGGATTAGATCGGCGCTGGTGGCGTGATGCGAAAAGCGAGGAGGCCCTACAGTAGGCCCGAGAGCCGTCAGACGAGCTACCAACGTCAGCGTTTTACCCAGCGGCGGCAGGAACAACATACCTCATATCTTCAGTTCTGCTCAAAAAGGTGCATGCATGGATGTGGGAGCTAATCACTGTGATTAGGTTAGTATGTGAGACCCACGTGGGATCGTGACGTATGGCTACGTCAGCCCCCGAGGCTGTACTGAACTTGGATATAGGTTTCGGTGGGAAAAAGAAAGAACCCAGACCGCGTCACTCTTTCGGTTTCGTAGCGGGGGCGGCTAGGGTGCATAGTTTCAGCCATCATACTTCTAATCCCTAACATGCAGGGGCGGACCTACGTTGGGCCGAGTGGGGGCCAAGGCCCCCACACAATTTCTGATTTCTTAGCTATAAATCCTAGTATTTCACTAATTGGGCCCCTAGTCAGTCCAATAGTATTGCCCCCACTCACTTTGGCCCCCACTTAAGTTTTGGGCTGGGTCCACCACTGCTAACATGTATCGTTTAATCTCAATCGTCCTTGTGCCTCAAGAAAACGTTTCAGCTTAACTTTAGACGTCTATTAAAGCACACCAGTATTGCTACGTCTACGGAAAAGTTGTACAAAATAAATTTACGGGCATGACGTGGGATCAATCCAGAGACGGGGAGAGGAGCAACCGGTGCAATTATAAGAGATTCTAGAGGAAATTTTATTGCGGCCTGTTGTGATCATAATGATCATGCGATCGATGTGGCAACAATGGAGGCATTAGCCTTTTTTTAATGGGCTAAAACTGGCAGAACAGTTTGGAGCTCAGTCTCTAGCTGTGGAATCTGACTCGATGGAGGTGGTGGAAGTTGTTCAAGATCCATCGGAGTATAGAGGAACATGAGCGATGATTATTGATGACTGCAGGCATCTGCTAACGGTGCTTGGTATGGCGATGTGCACACATTGTCCGCGAGAAGCTAATGAGGTTGCGCACCTGCTGGCTCGCCATGGATACACACAGGAAGTCCGGGAGTTTTGGTTTTCTGATCCTGCCATTTTCTAGATCCTGTTCTTATTTTTGATCGGGTGATTATTTTGTAACCATACTGTGTTCAGGGGTAGTAAATTtttgacgcactcttttcctttcagggtacCGAAAGGGACTgggaggtttttaatgaggcggcttgtttgcctaatatatatatatatatgtgtttaataaaAAAAATAGGGTGGGAGTTTACTTGCATCTCTAGCGAGGCGCCACGCAGCTTACTCGCCCGCACAGTCGTTCCAACATATTCGCCACCTCACACCACGACGTGCAACTCCGGTTTGCTCTCGAACCCGCATGCGCGCCACCTACTACCCCCACGTCTCCCATCCGACAAAACCCAAACGCCAGCGCCGCCATTACAATAATCCAATCCAACGTTCCATCGTTGCCTATAAATCGACGACATGTCCGACAAGAATTTCAACATTCCACAGCACTAGCACACTCACAGAAGAAAATACACATAGCCAAGAAGCTTTTCTGCGAGGAACCAGCGGCAGGGGAAGATGCAGACTGCTAAGGTGAAGGTGAAGGACATGGTGAGCTCGGCCAAGGAGAAGGTGAACGAGGGGACGGCCAAGACGCAGGGCAAGACGGGCAAGGCCACGGCGACGACGCACGGCCAGAAGGAGATGGCCAAGGAGGAGACGCGCGCCAACAAGGCCCAGGCCAAGGCGCAGATGCACCAAGAGAAGGCGGAGCACCGCGTCGAGGCAGCGGAGACGCGTGCCGAGAAGGCCCAGGCAAAGGCGCAGAAGCAGCAGGAGAAGGCGGAGCACCGCGGCGAGGTCGCCGCTGCACACCACGGCACGCGCGAGCCCCTCACCGGCCCGCACGACAACCACACACCCGTCACCGCCGATCCCGCGAACCCAGGCGCCGGCGCATACCCGACGACGGACAACACCACTCTCTAGAGAGTGATCAGGGAGGGGACATCATATCAGGAGCTAGCGCTAGTGGTTTCCACTTTGTAGCTTGCGATCCTGCCCGTTGGTCGGACTATGTGTGTATGTTGTGTGCCGGAATAAAAATGTATTGGTTGTAAATGTAGCTTGCTGTGCAGAACTGCAGATGCGTTATGCATAGGCGTTTCATTTAATTTATGTTGTGATGTACTTGTATTTTTGTTCATGGTACTGCCTTTTCTTTCATCATAAGGCTGGGGCCGAAGCGATGTGCTTTCTGCTTGTACGCCCGTAACACTTCCTCTTTGGATGCTTCAGTCTGATACAGTGATGATAATTTATACACCCTCTGTTCATGGTTAATCGACACCATATATATATGTATCCCTGTGCACCACTCGATCAGCGCCGATTTATTCCGAGCGCAGGAGTATGCTCGTTCTTTGCGCTGGATGCAAATGGCTCCTGTTTTAGGCTGAACCTGACACAATCTAATAGCAGTAGTCAAGCCGGAACTTCAATTTTGTCTCGGGTCCATATGCTCTCTCTCTGCCACGAAATGTATTTGACGTGTAAATTTTTTTTGACAAAAAGTTATATATGTATATTCTCTGCATTCGTCAAGTTTCGTGAAAAAATGATATCTTATTTTATCTATGTAAAAAAATATCCTAGGGAAGTTCATCAAATTTTGTGTTTTTTACACATATGGTCAAACCGATTTTTCATGAAATAACTTTGTTAACGTGTTAACACATGAAGATGTAGCTACGATTTGGGCGAATGGAAATAAAATACTTTTCCTTGCTCTTGATAATTTTTCTCGTTGAACATAGACCTAATTTTTGCTTTTTTTATTCCTtagaatctttttttttttgtctttctGGTGGTATCAAACAGCCGTCTAATACCTTATCTGCCTCTTCAGGAAAATATTTTAAATTCTTTAATACTTTAATTTTTTATATTTAAAAGAATCTCATAATATAAAGCATCTGCTCCATCAGCCCAAACACCACTCTCGTCAACTTGCAATGAGTTCAGATCAGCTACAATTCTACCTACGGCAAAAATCTCGTTATATGTTGCGGAAATCCGGAAATTTAATTCGGCCCTCGGGTACATGTGATGTCTCTAAAAAAAATTATACTTTTAGTTCTTATAAAAAATAGTAACATTTTTCTTACCATTTACATCTTAACAATCTATGTGTGCT
This region of Lolium perenne isolate Kyuss_39 chromosome 2, Kyuss_2.0, whole genome shotgun sequence genomic DNA includes:
- the LOC127336562 gene encoding uncharacterized protein, giving the protein MQTAKVKVKDMVSSAKEKVNEGTAKTQGKTGKATATTHGQKEMAKEETRANKAQAKAQMHQEKAEHRVEAAETRAEKAQAKAQKQQEKAEHRGEVAAAHHGTREPLTGPHDNHTPVTADPANPGAGAYPTTDNTTL